The following proteins are co-located in the Osmia lignaria lignaria isolate PbOS001 chromosome 12, iyOsmLign1, whole genome shotgun sequence genome:
- the LOC117602755 gene encoding uncharacterized protein LOC117602755 isoform X4: MASSSVSQEDFDNDFELTSRRSRIRTARARVVPPRTGDSSSINFQKSVQNVEESQGVCDTSSNSVLPPDHENQQNKPIMRKQDKRVTGRVYSVVSCLHRPTHINKGKQQRDRRKLREKRRSTGVVHLPSTESTGGSTGEDEEDLSGTCLETKHNTHHNEFLDHELIEERTAKIFTQRRNKRHYRTSYRSCINRHSCHSDLEADDEEFDSLNQSDSVNQSDHGNHEPQTSVNAANKPRLPTPTGDSPHELIERAQEENKRLLSLLEDRDHKIMALEARLLQQQREMAIERERLREENAALIRAMAALASN; encoded by the exons ATGGCGTCCAGTTCAGTCAGCCAGGAGGATTTTGACAATGATTTTGAGCTCACATCCAGGAGGTCCAGGATCAGGACAGCAAGGGCACGGGTTGTTCCACCTAGAACAGGAGATTCATCTTCCATCAATTTTCAAA aGAGTGTACAGAATGTGGAAGAATCCCAAGGAGTATGCGACACCAGTTCCAACAGTGTGCTTCCACCCGATCATGAGAACCAGCAGAACAAACCGATAATGAGGAAACAGGACAAACGGGTAACAGGACG TGTCTATAGTGTCGTATCCTGTTTGCACAGGCCAACGCATATAAACAAGGGAAAACAACAACGCGATCGACGGAAACTTCGAGAAAAGAGACGAAGTACAGGAGTGGTACATTTGCCATCGACGGAG AGTACAGGAGGTAGTACAGGAGAAGACGAGGAAGATCTTAGTGGCACTTGTCTTGAAACTAAACACAACACACATCACAATGAGTTCCTTGATCATGAACTCATCGAA GAACGGACAGCAAAAATCTTTACACAAAGGCGAAACAAAAG GCATTACCGTACTTCCTACAGGTCATGTATAAATAGGCACAGTTG CCATTCCGACTTGGAAGCAGATGACGAAGAATTTGATTCTCTGAATCAATCCGACAGTGTCAATCAATCAGACCATGGAAACCATGAACCGCAAACATCTGTTAATGCTGCTAATAAACCAAGACTGCCTACGCCAACCGGAGACAGTCCACAtgaa TTGATAGAACGGGCgcaggaagaaaataaaaggctACTGTCCCTTCTAGAGGATCGGGATCACAAGATAATGGCTCTCGAGGCCCGTCTTCTTCAACAACAACGTGAAATGGCCATAGAACGGGAACGACTTCGGGAGGAGAATGCCGCGTTAATTCGTGCTATGGCAGCACTGGcgagtaattaa
- the LOC117602755 gene encoding uncharacterized protein LOC117602755 isoform X2 produces MSSDITGMASSSVSQEDFDNDFELTSRRSRIRTARARVVPPRTGDSSSINFQKSVQNVEESQGVCDTSSNSVLPPDHENQQNKPIMRKQDKRVTGRVYSVVSCLHRPTHINKGKQQRDRRKLREKRRSTGVVHLPSTESTGGSTGEDEEDLSGTCLETKHNTHHNEFLDHELIEERTAKIFTQRRNKRHYRTSYRSCINRHSCHSDLEADDEEFDSLNQSDSVNQSDHGNHEPQTSVNAANKPRLPTPTGDSPHELIERAQEENKRLLSLLEDRDHKIMALEARLLQQQREMAIERERLREENAALIRAMAALASN; encoded by the exons ATGTCCAG CGATATAACCGGCATGGCGTCCAGTTCAGTCAGCCAGGAGGATTTTGACAATGATTTTGAGCTCACATCCAGGAGGTCCAGGATCAGGACAGCAAGGGCACGGGTTGTTCCACCTAGAACAGGAGATTCATCTTCCATCAATTTTCAAA aGAGTGTACAGAATGTGGAAGAATCCCAAGGAGTATGCGACACCAGTTCCAACAGTGTGCTTCCACCCGATCATGAGAACCAGCAGAACAAACCGATAATGAGGAAACAGGACAAACGGGTAACAGGACG TGTCTATAGTGTCGTATCCTGTTTGCACAGGCCAACGCATATAAACAAGGGAAAACAACAACGCGATCGACGGAAACTTCGAGAAAAGAGACGAAGTACAGGAGTGGTACATTTGCCATCGACGGAG AGTACAGGAGGTAGTACAGGAGAAGACGAGGAAGATCTTAGTGGCACTTGTCTTGAAACTAAACACAACACACATCACAATGAGTTCCTTGATCATGAACTCATCGAA GAACGGACAGCAAAAATCTTTACACAAAGGCGAAACAAAAG GCATTACCGTACTTCCTACAGGTCATGTATAAATAGGCACAGTTG CCATTCCGACTTGGAAGCAGATGACGAAGAATTTGATTCTCTGAATCAATCCGACAGTGTCAATCAATCAGACCATGGAAACCATGAACCGCAAACATCTGTTAATGCTGCTAATAAACCAAGACTGCCTACGCCAACCGGAGACAGTCCACAtgaa TTGATAGAACGGGCgcaggaagaaaataaaaggctACTGTCCCTTCTAGAGGATCGGGATCACAAGATAATGGCTCTCGAGGCCCGTCTTCTTCAACAACAACGTGAAATGGCCATAGAACGGGAACGACTTCGGGAGGAGAATGCCGCGTTAATTCGTGCTATGGCAGCACTGGcgagtaattaa
- the LOC117602755 gene encoding uncharacterized protein LOC117602755 isoform X1, giving the protein MSRYFFDITGMASSSVSQEDFDNDFELTSRRSRIRTARARVVPPRTGDSSSINFQKSVQNVEESQGVCDTSSNSVLPPDHENQQNKPIMRKQDKRVTGRVYSVVSCLHRPTHINKGKQQRDRRKLREKRRSTGVVHLPSTESTGGSTGEDEEDLSGTCLETKHNTHHNEFLDHELIEERTAKIFTQRRNKRHYRTSYRSCINRHSCHSDLEADDEEFDSLNQSDSVNQSDHGNHEPQTSVNAANKPRLPTPTGDSPHELIERAQEENKRLLSLLEDRDHKIMALEARLLQQQREMAIERERLREENAALIRAMAALASN; this is encoded by the exons ATGTCCAGGTATTTTTT CGATATAACCGGCATGGCGTCCAGTTCAGTCAGCCAGGAGGATTTTGACAATGATTTTGAGCTCACATCCAGGAGGTCCAGGATCAGGACAGCAAGGGCACGGGTTGTTCCACCTAGAACAGGAGATTCATCTTCCATCAATTTTCAAA aGAGTGTACAGAATGTGGAAGAATCCCAAGGAGTATGCGACACCAGTTCCAACAGTGTGCTTCCACCCGATCATGAGAACCAGCAGAACAAACCGATAATGAGGAAACAGGACAAACGGGTAACAGGACG TGTCTATAGTGTCGTATCCTGTTTGCACAGGCCAACGCATATAAACAAGGGAAAACAACAACGCGATCGACGGAAACTTCGAGAAAAGAGACGAAGTACAGGAGTGGTACATTTGCCATCGACGGAG AGTACAGGAGGTAGTACAGGAGAAGACGAGGAAGATCTTAGTGGCACTTGTCTTGAAACTAAACACAACACACATCACAATGAGTTCCTTGATCATGAACTCATCGAA GAACGGACAGCAAAAATCTTTACACAAAGGCGAAACAAAAG GCATTACCGTACTTCCTACAGGTCATGTATAAATAGGCACAGTTG CCATTCCGACTTGGAAGCAGATGACGAAGAATTTGATTCTCTGAATCAATCCGACAGTGTCAATCAATCAGACCATGGAAACCATGAACCGCAAACATCTGTTAATGCTGCTAATAAACCAAGACTGCCTACGCCAACCGGAGACAGTCCACAtgaa TTGATAGAACGGGCgcaggaagaaaataaaaggctACTGTCCCTTCTAGAGGATCGGGATCACAAGATAATGGCTCTCGAGGCCCGTCTTCTTCAACAACAACGTGAAATGGCCATAGAACGGGAACGACTTCGGGAGGAGAATGCCGCGTTAATTCGTGCTATGGCAGCACTGGcgagtaattaa
- the LOC117602755 gene encoding uncharacterized protein LOC117602755 isoform X3 has translation MSRYFFDITGMASSSVSQEDFDNDFELTSRRSRIRTARARVVPPRTGDSSSINFQKSVQNVEESQGVCDTSSNSVLPPDHENQQNKPIMRKQDKRVTGRPTHINKGKQQRDRRKLREKRRSTGVVHLPSTESTGGSTGEDEEDLSGTCLETKHNTHHNEFLDHELIEERTAKIFTQRRNKRHYRTSYRSCINRHSCHSDLEADDEEFDSLNQSDSVNQSDHGNHEPQTSVNAANKPRLPTPTGDSPHELIERAQEENKRLLSLLEDRDHKIMALEARLLQQQREMAIERERLREENAALIRAMAALASN, from the exons ATGTCCAGGTATTTTTT CGATATAACCGGCATGGCGTCCAGTTCAGTCAGCCAGGAGGATTTTGACAATGATTTTGAGCTCACATCCAGGAGGTCCAGGATCAGGACAGCAAGGGCACGGGTTGTTCCACCTAGAACAGGAGATTCATCTTCCATCAATTTTCAAA aGAGTGTACAGAATGTGGAAGAATCCCAAGGAGTATGCGACACCAGTTCCAACAGTGTGCTTCCACCCGATCATGAGAACCAGCAGAACAAACCGATAATGAGGAAACAGGACAAACGGGTAACAGGACG GCCAACGCATATAAACAAGGGAAAACAACAACGCGATCGACGGAAACTTCGAGAAAAGAGACGAAGTACAGGAGTGGTACATTTGCCATCGACGGAG AGTACAGGAGGTAGTACAGGAGAAGACGAGGAAGATCTTAGTGGCACTTGTCTTGAAACTAAACACAACACACATCACAATGAGTTCCTTGATCATGAACTCATCGAA GAACGGACAGCAAAAATCTTTACACAAAGGCGAAACAAAAG GCATTACCGTACTTCCTACAGGTCATGTATAAATAGGCACAGTTG CCATTCCGACTTGGAAGCAGATGACGAAGAATTTGATTCTCTGAATCAATCCGACAGTGTCAATCAATCAGACCATGGAAACCATGAACCGCAAACATCTGTTAATGCTGCTAATAAACCAAGACTGCCTACGCCAACCGGAGACAGTCCACAtgaa TTGATAGAACGGGCgcaggaagaaaataaaaggctACTGTCCCTTCTAGAGGATCGGGATCACAAGATAATGGCTCTCGAGGCCCGTCTTCTTCAACAACAACGTGAAATGGCCATAGAACGGGAACGACTTCGGGAGGAGAATGCCGCGTTAATTCGTGCTATGGCAGCACTGGcgagtaattaa
- the LOC117602755 gene encoding uncharacterized protein LOC117602755 isoform X5: MSRYFFDITGMASSSVSQEDFDNDFELTSRRSRIRTARARVVPPRTGDSSSINFQKSVQNVEESQGVCDTSSNSVLPPDHENQQNKPIMRKQDKRVTGRVYSVVSCLHRPTHINKGKQQRDRRKLREKRRSTGVVHLPSTESTGGSTGEDEEDLSGTCLETKHNTHHNEFLDHELIEERTAKIFTQRRNKSHSDLEADDEEFDSLNQSDSVNQSDHGNHEPQTSVNAANKPRLPTPTGDSPHELIERAQEENKRLLSLLEDRDHKIMALEARLLQQQREMAIERERLREENAALIRAMAALASN; the protein is encoded by the exons ATGTCCAGGTATTTTTT CGATATAACCGGCATGGCGTCCAGTTCAGTCAGCCAGGAGGATTTTGACAATGATTTTGAGCTCACATCCAGGAGGTCCAGGATCAGGACAGCAAGGGCACGGGTTGTTCCACCTAGAACAGGAGATTCATCTTCCATCAATTTTCAAA aGAGTGTACAGAATGTGGAAGAATCCCAAGGAGTATGCGACACCAGTTCCAACAGTGTGCTTCCACCCGATCATGAGAACCAGCAGAACAAACCGATAATGAGGAAACAGGACAAACGGGTAACAGGACG TGTCTATAGTGTCGTATCCTGTTTGCACAGGCCAACGCATATAAACAAGGGAAAACAACAACGCGATCGACGGAAACTTCGAGAAAAGAGACGAAGTACAGGAGTGGTACATTTGCCATCGACGGAG AGTACAGGAGGTAGTACAGGAGAAGACGAGGAAGATCTTAGTGGCACTTGTCTTGAAACTAAACACAACACACATCACAATGAGTTCCTTGATCATGAACTCATCGAA GAACGGACAGCAAAAATCTTTACACAAAGGCGAAACAAAAG CCATTCCGACTTGGAAGCAGATGACGAAGAATTTGATTCTCTGAATCAATCCGACAGTGTCAATCAATCAGACCATGGAAACCATGAACCGCAAACATCTGTTAATGCTGCTAATAAACCAAGACTGCCTACGCCAACCGGAGACAGTCCACAtgaa TTGATAGAACGGGCgcaggaagaaaataaaaggctACTGTCCCTTCTAGAGGATCGGGATCACAAGATAATGGCTCTCGAGGCCCGTCTTCTTCAACAACAACGTGAAATGGCCATAGAACGGGAACGACTTCGGGAGGAGAATGCCGCGTTAATTCGTGCTATGGCAGCACTGGcgagtaattaa